Below is a window of Sceloporus undulatus isolate JIND9_A2432 ecotype Alabama chromosome 9, SceUnd_v1.1, whole genome shotgun sequence DNA.
AACACCCAGCTTTTCCTAAGACCTTTTGTCTGTCTCGGGGGGCTTACAAAAAGTGCAGTGTTATTCTAAGGGCTCAAGACAACATCGGTCTGTGGCCGGGATGGATAGGAAAAGCTGCCTCGGGAAACGCTCTGGCATCTGCAGATGGATTTGCAGAAAACCAAGAGGCGTCTCATGTGAGCCCTTTAAAAACACCCGAAGAAGCAAGCGcccataaacccctctaaggcaGGAAGCCCCACGCTTATGGCAAAGAAACAAATGGCGGAGCCGCTCTGCATAAACAGCCCACTAATGTAAACCAAGCTCCCGGACTGTTACTATTTATGGGGCAAACCGACGGAGACGGAGACGTCGCAGCAGTTCCCCAAACAAAGCGTCCGGCCGAGGAGGCGCCTGCCTTCAAGGAACAGCCTGGCTCTGCTCCAGCCCCTCCGGCGGAAGAGTGGGGTCCGCTTCTCCCTTGGCCAAAGGCCTCCTTTAGTCTCCAGTGCTGAGCNNNNNNNNNNAACCATCACTAGGGAGATACTCCTCTTGGGATACACACTAAACAATGCGCACATCACTTGTCACTTCAATTGCTAAAGCCTAGTCTCAAAAGACAAAAGTTGCAGGGGCAGCTGTCTATGGGTCTCTCCCCCACTGGATTAGACAGGCCTACTCCTCGCCTTCTAAGAACAAAACACGTGCGCAGAATATGTTTGGATTTATAGCTTGGGAAGCCCTGCCCGGATTCTCAAGTCCGTTGCCAACTGAACTGAACAAGTCCTGAGTGTTACTTCCTTAAGGTCCAATTTTTAAGTGCTTGTATTTGTTTCCATCTTAGGACCTCTGTCCTTCTTTCTGAGTCTGCTGGTCAGTGCATTGCGCCTGAAGTGAAAATACACAGCTGCATTTCTGCACACTCTCTCTTCCTTTCGTTCTGTGTTTGTTCCTAACAGCTGACTTTCTTATATCCAAAGGCAAAACGAAGGCTTGGCTAGTTGCCCTTCGGCATCCAGTCTTCTAGCGCAAGGCTTGAAGTGCTTAACCGAATGAAGAAGAGTACCTGGAACTCTAACATGGACTTCCCTTTGTTGGACTCCAACATGAAGCGGAAAGCGCCAATGCCTGTGCTTGGGTTGTCTGCTTCTTCTCTGTTGCCCTGAAGGAAAGACAAAGATTTAAGCAGCTTAGAGTGGAGCAGAATTGGCCTTGTTTCCACTTCTAAACCCAAGAGGTACTTCCACAGGATTTGGATATTAAGCATGTGCAGTTTTATTAGATCGGTATCTTGTTTTCAGAATCACTTACATTGAACGACGCCAAAGCTTCCGAGACGCTCTTCTCGATAAACTCATCCGTAATTCTCCGGGACGGATGCTCGTTGAAGACCGAATTCATCAGGGCGATTTTTGCTGCGCTCCTCCTGGCTTCGGCTTTCGTTGGACAAAACTGagatggggaaaggggagaatgtCAGACACAGGAAAGAAATTTCGTGGTCAACCTGATCCCCGCCCCGTGTTTTCCTTGCGCTGCACATGGGCGCTGCTGCGGTGGCATTCGCCAACAGCCTGAAGTCATTAGGTCTGGGGGTTTTAAAGCTCAGCAACCCCAGCCCTCTGGAAGCAAAGAGCGGCGGAAGCAGCTGAAGTCAGCGCATCTGGCTTGCCAAAAGAAATACCCCCGGAGGGTCTGTCAACAACATCCATTAGCTTAAAACCAAGCTGCAGCCACTCTAGTCTCAAGATCCTCTGGTTGGGCAGGCAGTCCATATTCTGGGGTGGCTTACGTTGGGTGGCTGTTTCGATCCCACAAAGGAGAGATTAACTCAGCCCAAAGCATCTAGACTCCAAATATTGTCTGGGATAGATAGGGAGGGAGAATCACTTAGCTGTATGCAGCCTAAGAAACATAACCGCCTCTGTGCCTTTGGCATGGGCGCATTTTGCTAGGGCTCTTTTGCCTAACTGCTCTTTCACCGCTGTTCTAGCTCCCTGTCCTTCCTCATATAAATGAATAATGATGATAAATGAATGCCTCACCTGAAAACTGCCGAAGCAGCTCCCGCCGGGCAGCGTGACGTAGCAGACGTACGGAGGGCTGCTGGAGGGCACCATTTCGTAGACCACCAGAGCCCCGTTCTTGAGGTCGGCCCCCCGCGACTGCTTCATCTGCCAGAACTCCTGCAGGGCTTCCACAACGTTCACTGCGGAGACAGAAAGGGGTGGGCTTGGGTCACAATGCTGAGGATGCACAGCAAAGGCAATGTAAGGACATGATCACCTTGGAGTGCATCCTCCACCCTGAAACCAACTCGCTGCCTTGCATTTTGGGCTGGATTTTGAAAGGAGGGTGGAAGGAAAGAGCACCGGAGGCccatggaaaaaaacaacacaatgatTGTTTTGGCTAGAAGCGTTTGAAAAAAGCAGGCCAGGCGCTTATGACATCCAGGTTTCCACGAAGCGCTGGCCCAAGCCTTACCTCAAAGTATGCAAACACTGTGCGCAAGATAGAAAGCATAATGAGGAACAGCTTCCTCCTGAACGCTATGGAAAAGCAAGGCTGCCCAAAGCACCCTGGGACTGGATGGAGTTGGCTGCCATTTGGACGGCTTAGTTAGAATCGGTTAGGGTTGCCATTGCGCAGCTGCCTGGCTTATTGCCACTGAGACGACATGCGCAACGACAGAACCATTCGTTAAAAGGCTGGCTATCAGTATTTTAGTTTAAAAGAACCCAGTGGTTGTCCAGAACGGATGAAAGCCATGCGAAATAACGTAATTGTGGCGTCTGCCTTGTGTTGTTATTGATCTCTGGATGTTTAGAGTCCAAGGGAGCGTTATAGCTCTTATATTTAGCCCTTGTTTATGGCCCTGGAGCACAAAAGCCTGGGCCTTGTGTGCAGCATGCGATGAGGGTGCCTCTGACTTGCATGCTAAACAGGGAAGGGATAAATGCTTCCACATGGCAACGGTTCCAGAGCCATGGGTTTAAGTCACAGTGCGCCTGCCAAAATGCACAAGGCAAGGCGCCTGATGTCCAGTGCGCCAAAGATGTGGCAAGCTCCCTCCGTTTGGAGCGGAAGGAAGGATTTCTCCCCTGCAAGAGTGAAAGAAGAGTGTTTTGGGGGACCCAGGTTTAAAGGTGCCTATGGGTCGCCCCATTAAAAAGAGAGCCCTGAGTGCCAAAGCCGCCTGCCTTCCATTGGCAAGGGCCAAGAAACGCATGGCAGGGAGAGCCCActtctggctcaatgctgggaggtcctgggatctgtagccttctctgtcagagagtgttAGGCCCCttccaacaaactaccattcccaggatccctagcactgagccagggcaggtaaagcggtgACAGCGGTATAGATGCAGCTGGAGACTGCCACCGGTCCTTGCGCTGGGCAAGCACTCTGCGCATGCACAGAGGCCCACTTTCATCCTCTCAATTCAGGGCCACAAAGCAAAGCCCTTGCAGGAGGGGTCAGGGGTGCCAACTTCCCAGGCGCTCCCAAGAAGGGCCCATGGCAGGGAGAGCGGGGAGATGGAGATCAACGTCCTCCTTCCTCCTAttgattgattatctgtatgtacagcactacagaaataaactataacaacaataacaataacaacaataacagagtcCCCTCCTGTCAAACCAAAGGAGTCCTGGGCACAATAGGTAGGCCTGGGGCGCTCTGCCCATGCCCAGGAGCACCTGCATGCTCTCTTATTCCTTTGTCTGctctcacaacaacaacaacaacaacccagcgaggtaggaaaggaagaagaagacacTCTATTCAGTCCAGggcactctgcccatgctcagaaaCCCTCTTGTTATTCACTCATCCTctgtttttctgtctttcctcacGTGATTCTTCCCTGTCAACCTCAAATGGGTCCTGAGCACAACAGCGACCCTGCCAGGTAGGCCTGGGGCACTCTGCGCTTGCCCAGGAGCCCCTCGCCCTTCCTTGTacgccttcctctcctcccctccttccccggCCATCCCAAAGGGCGCTCTGCCCATGCTCCGGAGCTCCATTTCACCTCTTCCGTATCCCTGGGTGTGTTTGGCGAAGCTCCGCACCACGGCTTCCACCGCCTCCCTCAGCACCGCCGGGGGCCCCGACGAGCCCGACAAGGCCGCCgccgcagccgccgccgccgccgccgctgcgccGGGCAAAAGgagcggaggcggcggcggaggaggcccCAGGGCCAGGCTGAGCCCcagcggaggaagaggaggcagaggcggcggcggaggaggaggcggcggcggaggaggagccGCGATCGccgccgccgaggaggaggagggagccgtgACGCCCGGCCGGAGCGAGCGGAGGGTGCCGCCGACGCCCGGCTGCAGGCGCTGGACGCGGAGCGACTCCATCATCATCGCGGCGGCAGCGATTGAGGAGAACGAGAAGGAGGACCGTCCTGCTCCACTCACGGAGCCATATGACACGAAGGGGGCGTGGCTTCCGAGCATCGGAGGACGCCCATTGGTGGAGccacccctctctctcctccGGGAGGCGGGTCCATCTTCGTCTCCGTTGGAGGTTGGGTTTTAAGGAATGAGCCAATAGGAGCGAGGAAAAAGGATGATTGATGGACTGCTGGGTGGATTTTATCCAATCGAGTCGCATTCAGAGGCGGGTTTTTGTCACGAGGGAGGGGCGACGACGTTAGGGAATCAGCCAATGGAGACGCGGAAAGAGGATGATTGAGCGGGGCGTTTTATCCAATCCCCTCAGAGTACGGTTAGTGGGGCGGGAGCAAAAGTGAGGAGTTGTCCCTCAGCGTTTCAAGGAGAGCCAATGAATTTACGCCCCCAATATGGTCCTCCGCGGCTTTCCGTAGTTGTCCCGGAAGTGACCTCGGAGGGCTAAGTCCGGTCGCCAAAAGGGccgagggagaagaaggagaaagaggagggaaggatggatGCCTGGGTTCGGTTCAGCGCTCAGAGCCAGGCCAAGGAGCGGGTCTTCAGGTCGGTGGAGGAAAGGTTGCGTATGGCGCCATAATAACGCACTTCGGCGCCGCCGTcctcctgtggaaccctgggaattgtagttccccGTGGCGCCAGGGCTCTTGGGCTGAGATAggacgaaactacaaatcccaggatgcaacgGTGCTTAAAGTGACGTCAGACACACCCTCAGGTCCTAAAAGGCAAAGAGTTAAGGATAAagataatactgtaataatgataatcatataattaatatatatctatattagataactaataataaataaataaagttatatataaaacatttctttaatTATGTATTAATTAAACAATGTAGTTATATAacattaattatatattataataattattaatatgtaATTATAATATATGTctatattatataattaatacattatattacatatatagAATAATTATGTATTAACTAAATAATATAGATATACAATATTAATTATATATCtattatagttattattatatataattatattaaataTCTATGTtgtataattaatatataattaataatatatatatagtctatatatatagatattttattaattatatataaattatataatattgattaattattataataataattattgtatatttattgtatgtatctatattatataattaatacataatcaatagaataaataaagttatattacatatatgaaaaaaatatatattaatatagatatataatattaataaaatatctattatagttattattatatataattatattaaataTCTATGtgtataattaataaaataaatcaataaaaacaaatatgaatatattattaattatatattaatcatataatataattataatataattattaaatatattatgtatgtatattatataAGTAATATAATAAATACTAcattaattatataattaatatattattattattattatataattatataatagtattattattattattattaaaccctaaccctaatattatttaatatatttagtaTTATGTAATAATTGTAGTTGTTatgatataattatataaaatataattaaataataataactacgaTAATTGTTATATAAGtatattatacattattattattattattattattattattattatatccctaAAGGCTAACAGGGCAGCTTTCAATTATTAGTTTTAATCAGAcggttcttttattattattaaattatattattactaaattattatttttattatttatatcccgcctcccCAATTGTGTCGAGGCGACTTACAACGATAAAAcggcattaaaatatattaatataaaaataccaaATAATGATTaatgttaaaaaatgttttaaaatattaatgttaaaaaaataaaataatagcataAAAAGCCTTATAATACCTAAAAACTCACCTATTAAAATGACATTTCGGACCAAATATACCAATAAACAAAGTCAAGCAGGTTGGCGCTTGATGGACAGACAACTGAGCCCAAAAGTTAGGATCGTAcaataatacatatataatataacatGTTAAATTACCCCTTTTATAGCTGTCAGTATTGCATGCCTGTGTGTTTGGTTTGGTTGTgaccctttcccttccctccgcAGGGCTGCCCAGTATGCCTGCACTCTCTTGGGCCACACGCTCCAGAGGAACGGGGCCAGCCCCACTTTCCTGGCCAGCGTCAAGCGGCTGGAGGCCCACCTGAGCCTCGGCCGAAAGCGTGAGTCCAAAGGGGGCCTTTGAATGGGGAGGAATAGCGGAAGGGGGGCTGCTTCATAGGCAAGGATGGTCACATTGCGTTTTGATTGTGAgcgtcatagaatcctagagttggaagagagcgcaagaagggccctgatccagtccaacccccttccttcttctgccatgcaggaactctcagtcaaagcatccccattgacagatggccatccagcctctgcttaaagacggcctccaaagaaggggactccactgcactccgaggaaggagtgtgttcctctgtcaaacagcccttactctcaggaagttcctcctaatgttgagctggaatcccttttcctataacttgcatccattactctggatcctgttctctggagcagcagaaaacaagcttgctccctcctcaacatgacatcccttcaagtaattAAACACGGCTGTCATATAacccttaaccttcccttctccaggctaaacatccccagctcctcataaggtttcatggtttccaaacccttcaccattttagtcaccctcctttggacccactccagtttctcaatgtcctttttgaattggacacaatattctcggtggggcctgactagagcagaagagagtggcattgttgttgtgtgccttcaagtgacttctggcaaccctaaggcgaacctctcataggggattatcacacgggaggcttaaACGCCGCCAAAAGGCTCTAGAAGCGCAAAGGTGGGATAGATAGCCATTTGCACTTCTGAAGCATCCCCTCGCTTCTCCTGTCAGCAAAGCGTTCGCGGAGAAGCCATTTCTTCAATGATCAAATCTTTGGGAGAGCTGCATTAGCCAGTCatgctctctctgcctcagaggatggtgatggagaGCCCCCTCTGACACAAACTgccaggtcaccataagtcagaaacaccttgaaagcacacaggaacaaaacaagcaaaaccaTGCGGTTTGCCATTTAACgtttgcctttcctttcccagTGTTCCGGCTGGGGAACTCTGCAGATGCCCTGGAGGCGGCCAAGCGGGCCATTCACCTCTCAGACATGGTCCTCCGCTTCTGCATCACAGTGAGCCACCTGAACAGAGCCATGTACTTTGCCTGTGACAATATCCTGTGGGCAGGGAAGTCCGGCCTCGTCCCCCACATGGACCAGGAGAAGTGGAGCCAGAGGTCCTTCAGGTGAGGCACAGCCCCAGTCCCACCCGCAGCCATCTCCCCCATTGCCTGCCTTTGGCTTCTGGGCCATGGAGAGCTACACTGCTTTTCTGTATGCTTCTGTTTTGCTGTCGCAGCCATTGTGGTCAGACCTACACTTTTGCCGGTTTAACCTCTGCGGATTTGATCATTCACGACTTTGCCATCAATCATTAAATAAAGCATTTATGAATAATAATCTCCCTGCTTCCCCTTCCAACCTTGGAGCCAGCGCCAGTCATGCCGCTGCAGCCACTTTCCTTCTCTCCGGCCACATCTGGGACTACAAAGCCTATCGTGCCCCGCAACAGCAGGATAGAAATGGCACTTCACTCGCACTCCTTAGCCCATAAAGAGAGGAGTATTAACTGAGTTAAGGTTTGAGGGCAACCTAGACatagttgcaaatgtggagggccagttgTATATGGAAGCTAGTCACCTTGCGAGGGTTTTGTGACCTTTATGGTGTGTCACATGAGGACCCTCCAAACCTTGTCTGCCCACATGTACTGTATGGTACACATCTTGCATCTCTgtcattcttccttcctctcaCACCTTTTCCAGGTATTACCTCTTTGCACTGATCATGAACCTGAGCCGGGACGCCTATGAGATCCGGCTGCTGATGGAGCGCGAGGCGAATGGGAAGCCCCAGAAAGGCGTCCTGGccggcagcggagacagctgccCCCGGCCGGGAGAAGACGGCCGCCTCCAGCAGCTGTCCTTGCGGTTGAAGCTGCAGCTCCGGCTGCTGGGGCGCGTGCTCAGGAACAACCCCCCTCTGCTCCTGGACCTGGCCAAAAACGCTTGCGACGTCTTCATCCCCTTGGACAAGCTGGGGCTGTACAAGACCGGCGCGGGCTTTGTTGGCCTCTGCGGCCTGACGTCTTCCATCCTTTCCATCCTCGCCATTGTCTACCCCTGGCTGAAGCTGAAGCCTTGAAAGGAGCCGGGAGGGCAAGCAGACATTCGAGGAGGTGGTCCGTGCATAGTAGCGCTTCCATGGGATGTTAAGTGACTTAGTGGTAGGAGCCAACCAGTGGCCACTTTGGGTTGCGTGGATTCTTGCACCGTGGGGACTCATGCCTGTTGGGTTTCCAGGAACgtctcctttctcttcttatgTGGAGGGTAgacactccctggactttctcacTGGTTACTTGACTCCCGTGGGCCTCTGGACTAGAGCCCTTCTATGCAGATAGTCCTCCACATCCTGGCTGCCCCAATTCCTGTTCTCTTCTGACCCCATTTTCCACCCACCAATAATTCTTCTCCGATTCACTCATCCCTTTGTCTGTTCTTTTAACCCGCCTTGGGCTGTGGCAGTGTTGCAACCATTTGTAAACTGTGGGGAGGTATCTTTCGTTGGCCCAGATTATTCTAGTTAGGCcaagggagcaggaggagaagtgGTGATATACATGTGCCAGCAAGCTTTGTGGTCTGCCCAGTGTGGGACCCAATGAACCCATCTTGCTGGGCATCTAAGTTCTGTGTCTCATTTTCTGGGGGCTGGAAGTGTGTGCCCTGGTGTTAGGACCTTTTCGAACTGCAAAATAAGTCCACAACGAGCAGACAGACATTTTTGTTTTATGGGCAGCAATGCCACCCGTGtaaaaaacattaacaaataCACACAGAAGTTTTGGGACTTAGGCTACACCTTGGTCTTTGTaacctcttcttcctcagatgactTCTAACAATCTGCCCCCATTGCCCACTTCTCCCTCCTTTTAATAAACCTAACCTTTGATGTTTTGGGGGATGCCGTCTTCCTGACCGAAGCGTAGCCTAATCCTGATAATGTTTCTCCCCATTATTTTCTTGTAATGATCAATAATGGTTTGTCTTTCTCCGTTCTGAGTGGGGATGCTGGGTTTGTTCCACGCAGTCTTGGAGCACAGAATCCTAAACTCTGGATCGGGTTTGTTCTGCCAGCCTTTGCAAAAGTAATCAGGTGCTTTCTAAAGTAGATTCCTAAAGTAACAAGGGCTGATAGGGACCTTAAGAAGCCTCCCTGGCAGAAGGGAGACTTGGCCAGGGGTACCTTCTCCTGTCAAATGATGGGCAAAATTGTACCCGAGAGGCACAAAGTCTTAAGCAGAGCAGCCCTTTGGCAACCCTCTTCTTGCCTCCTCTGCGGAATGACTGTTTCCTCAGTTGTATTACAGAGTCCAGTTTGTGTTGGTCATAGTCCCCACCTTCGTTGCACCTCTTCAGGAACTGCGCAGGTTGGATTTTGGCTTGAGATGCAGCTATGAAAGCCGCAGGGCCTTGGGCTTGTTGGCATGGAGGGGTCTGATTTGTGGGTGGACTGTGCCACTTCAGACCACCACGGGAAAGATGGAGAGATGCCCAAACTCCCCCATGAGAGAGAAGAACATCCCTATACATTAGAGTGGGGAGAGTGAGGCTTGTGGGCCACCTATGGCCTCTCCATATTATTAAAGTGACCTCTATGTAGGATGGAGAGCATGTCTATCCGCATCTGGAGTTCCCTTGCTCTTCCcaggtgtcacacacacacactccccaaaTTTTTTGCCTCTAAATGCCCTCTagacctcccagaagcccctcaTGAGAATGCCCTTATGTCTCCTGGAGGGCATTGCCAGGGGTAAAGCaatgttccttttgttgttgaAGTGGATGCAATATTGGACATGGCCTTCCATGGCCTCCTGTGGGTCTGAGCCTCCCCACAGCCTCATTCCTTAAAACGTGGCCACTTCTTCCAGGGCTGAAgggtgcctcctcttcctcctccttccctcttccaaTAAATGACTGTTGGCTTAAATTGTGTAGCCTGCCTGGTTTGTTGCTTGAGAGGCATCTCAAAAGCCTGGCACCTCGGTCGTGGTTTCACACAGCCTTAGGAACATGGTTGCCCCATGCCTCGCCCTATTTATGTGTTCATTTCCCATATTATGGGACTGGCagcttgcaaaagttaaagcAGATGCTACTGTTACTCATGCAAACATTGCAATATGGTTTAAATTGCATACGATTTATAGGACTAGAAACGGTTTGGAAGCACAGGTCGAGCCTCCCTGAACATTTGGGGAGTTGGCAAACACTAAAACGTGCCATGCAGCAACTTGGTCACAAGGTGGCGCTTTGAATCCATGATGGTTGCAGACCATTGGAAATAGCGCTTTTGCTcctgttatatattgtatatataacaGTATACAGTATTGTGGTATctagtgtggtttgagtgtcggattaggaaagaccagggttcgaatccccactccaccatggaaacccatgacctttgagcaagttgcactctctcagcctcagaggaaggcactagCAAATGAGAAGTGTGCAGAAATCGTGTGAGAACCCCTTAGGAGAGGGTCCCATAGCCTCCCATTGTCCTGATCTGAGAGGGACGGTCCTGGTTAATCCTCCGTCGTCCCATTTGTTAAaactgtcctggtttctctcccactttcctcctttatccCAGCTGACCTCAGTTGCTGCAAGCGGAGCTCAAAGTGCCAAAATGGAGCAGCAGAGGGGCAGAATCGAACCTTTCCCTTTGGGCTCGGgccaaagcaaattgctgcaactTCTCCCaacttgtc
It encodes the following:
- the LIX1L gene encoding LIX1-like protein, with translation MMMESLRVQRLQPGVGGTLRSLRPGVTAPSSSSAAAIAAPPPPPPPPPPPPLPPLPPLGLSLALGPPPPPPPLLLPGAAAAAAAAAAAALSGSSGPPAVLREAVEAVVRSFAKHTQGYGRVNVVEALQEFWQMKQSRGADLKNGALVVYEMVPSSSPPYVCYVTLPGGSCFGSFQFCPTKAEARRSAAKIALMNSVFNEHPSRRITDEFIEKSVSEALASFNGNREEADNPSTGIGAFRFMLESNKGKSMLEFQELMTVFQLLHWNGSLKAMRERQCSRQEVLAHYSHRALDDDIRNQMAMDWVSREQNLPGALSRELASTEQELEEARLAGKELRFHKEKKDILMLAAGQLGNMHSSNC
- the PEX11B gene encoding peroxisomal membrane protein 11B isoform X1 encodes the protein MDAWVRFSAQSQAKERVFRAAQYACTLLGHTLQRNGASPTFLASVKRLEAHLSLGRKLFRLGNSADALEAAKRAIHLSDMVLRFCITVSHLNRAMYFACDNILWAGKSGLVPHMDQEKWSQRSFRYYLFALIMNLSRDAYEIRLLMEREANGKPQKGVLAGSGDSCPRPGEDGRLQQLSLRLKLQLRLLGRVLRNNPPLLLDLAKNACDVFIPLDKLGLYKTGAGFVGLCGLTSSILSILAIVYPWLKLKP
- the PEX11B gene encoding peroxisomal membrane protein 11B isoform X3, with amino-acid sequence MPGFGSALRARPRSGSSVFRLGNSADALEAAKRAIHLSDMVLRFCITVSHLNRAMYFACDNILWAGKSGLVPHMDQEKWSQRSFRYYLFALIMNLSRDAYEIRLLMEREANGKPQKGVLAGSGDSCPRPGEDGRLQQLSLRLKLQLRLLGRVLRNNPPLLLDLAKNACDVFIPLDKLGLYKTGAGFVGLCGLTSSILSILAIVYPWLKLKP
- the PEX11B gene encoding peroxisomal membrane protein 11B isoform X2: MQRAAQYACTLLGHTLQRNGASPTFLASVKRLEAHLSLGRKLFRLGNSADALEAAKRAIHLSDMVLRFCITVSHLNRAMYFACDNILWAGKSGLVPHMDQEKWSQRSFRYYLFALIMNLSRDAYEIRLLMEREANGKPQKGVLAGSGDSCPRPGEDGRLQQLSLRLKLQLRLLGRVLRNNPPLLLDLAKNACDVFIPLDKLGLYKTGAGFVGLCGLTSSILSILAIVYPWLKLKP